A genomic window from Gossypium hirsutum isolate 1008001.06 chromosome D10, Gossypium_hirsutum_v2.1, whole genome shotgun sequence includes:
- the LOC107914496 gene encoding signaling peptide TAXIMIN 1: protein MCCDGDCRPLGFLLGLPFAFLSLIISIVGVVVWIVGLLLTLICPCCLCVTVLVEMALELVKAPIHVMEWFTEQIPC, encoded by the exons atgtgTTGTGATGGAGATTGCAGGCCACTGGGCTTCCTCCTTGGCCTTCCCTTTGCTTTTCTTTCCCTCATCATCTCCATTGTTGGCGTTGTTGTTTGGATCGTGGG GTTGTTGTTGACACTGATCTGTCCTTGTTGTTTGTGCGTGACGGTGCTAGTAGAGATGGCGCTGGAGTTGGTCAAAGCTCCAATTCATGTCATGGAATGGTTCACTGAACAAATCCCTTGTTAA